Part of the Zea mays cultivar B73 chromosome 4, Zm-B73-REFERENCE-NAM-5.0, whole genome shotgun sequence genome is shown below.
CGAGAGCCACAAACTGACACTCTGTAAAGAGGgagcctttgtcgagtgcttgccttcctggcactcggcaaagggaacaCCAATGGGCCCCTTTGCAAGTCTTGTTATCGAGCGTGCtggccggcactcggcaaagggagcttctttgccgagtgccaggactACAACACTCGATAAAGAGGCTGTATCGGTTCTCAGGTGtgttctctttgccgagtgtctccctaggacactcgacaaagttaaCGGACGTCAGCTGCAGTTGGCAGTTAACGATGCTTTGCCGAGAGCCCGTTTTTGCTGAGAGCTAGGCTCTCGAcgaagggctctttgccgagagccgtttTATGCCAAGTGTTCGGCTCTCTCGGCAAAATCGCTCTTGACCGAGTGCTTTATTGTGCCAAGTGTGGCACTCAGCAAAGTGagttttgtcgagtgccagataaatagcactcggcaaagagccagatTCCGGTAGTGGCAACAGTCTCGCACTTACACTTGAGTTAACGTTAGTTGAGGAGATGTGAAGATATGCAAGGTGCACACTGACCTAAACAAGTTATATCCATTGACAAAACCACTACCACTAGCAAAGCATGAGGCAAACACAGGAGCAATGGGCATGAAATGCTGGCATGATTAACTCTAGTGTGAGGCTTATGACAATGTGTACCTTAATTCTTCTCATTAGATGATGACATCATGTTAACATTTATGATTTACATGTTTAAGTAGTGATATGTTCTACAATGTTTACATTATATGCAATTAATGATTTTATGATTTGTTAGTGAAACTCCAAAATTTGAATTGAAGACGTACTAAATGAGATCCCCAACTTCTATCGGTCATGTGGTAATGTGATGTGGAGATAAGTTGGAACATGTGTTGGGTGAATTATCATGTTTCATGGATTGTAGCGATATTGGATATCAAACCAACAATATATACATGTATTGGGAAAACAATGCCAGATCGACTATTATGAGATGCCACGAATATGGTGCTATTGATTTGTCTCGATATGGCATGCATGATTCTTTCCTTAGACTTGAGGTTAGCGTGAAGTCTCAGATTGTGTAAGAGATACTTTGTAATTGTAGCTACCAAACGCTACTCCATAACTAGGTAGTTATAAGAGTAGTTTTCAAATATGTTCCAAAAAAGTCATAAGGTGTGTCGAGTCAAGATGGAATATGTCCCTCCTTTAGGGAGAGACTCCTCTAAGGCctcttgatgtgataaaaatataAGTTCATGGCGATGCCTTGACTAGTGGTTAGTAGATGAAATTAGTTCTACACAGAGCAAGATATGATCGAGTTGACAAGGGTTGAACTTGACTTGCCTTGTACTTGGCTAGATGTCGCATGACAGAAAGACATTGTATTATTGAGTGTCATAGGTTATGAAAAATATGTTTTTGAGAACTTTTGTGAGTTagtatgtcttgctagaggctaaTGCTAATTATTGCGACTAGAAACTGTTTTTAGGTCATGGTCATTGGTTGCACAAACCTATAAGACTGCATACTTAAGGGGTTAGAACATAAAGATACTTGTATAGATCTCTCGAATGAGGTGATAGCAGCACATTGCACAATTGGAGTTTTGGTGCAACCTTGTCTCCTTTGCTTGTGTTGTAGCACCATTATTGTCACAATAGAGGTCTATCGAACTAGAGCAACTAGGGATCACAGTCACCCAACTCAGAAACAAACTTTCTAATCCATATAACGTTCTTTGCATCTTCTGAAGCTACAAAGTACTCAACTCCTATTGTTGAATTAGTTTCTATCTCTAGCTTGGAAATTTTCCATCTCACTTCCTTGCCATTGAGGAAGATGACATATTCTTGATTGTGGTTGGCTATCTGAAGGACTCGTGGGGCTGTCTGAGGAAGATGCAAAACCGAACCAAAGGAATTCCGATTGAGATGAAAATTTACACACCTGTACAGATATGTTTCTTAAGTTTTCACAAATTTTGAGCTCAATCAAATTGTGAATCAACCATAGATATGAAAATACGAACGTAATTGAGGTTTTGTTAGGGTTTAAAAAAAATAAAACGAGATCGGCTAAAATCACAACCACAAACGTGACAATGAGTGGGGCACACGAGGTTGGTAGGGTGGCGGGGGGTCAAGATCTAAAGTTCAGATGAACATTAAACAGGAATACTATAGCGTGCCTGAATTATAATTTTAACTCAACTGTAAGCGCCCATTTTTTTATATTACTCCGTATATATATGTTACAATAAGTTGTTCATGTAGGTCTATTAAAACTTCAACAAAATTTTGGACCATATTTGGTCAGGGTCTAATGATAAATCTGATCTAATTATGTCCGTGGCATATATGAATAGTACAGGCGCGGCCGCTCCTCACCGAGGCTGTGTCGGTCGTAGTTCTGCGCCTGGGGCGCCTGCGCCTGGCGAGAGGCCTGGGGCGCTGCCCACCACCGCGGCGCGCACGTCAGCGAGACGCCGGCTGCGGCCGGCGGGGAAGTGTTTTGCCAGTGGAGGTGAGCAATCGACGGCGGGCTCCTACGCTGTAGTATGGACGGCGCCGGCGTCCTAGTCGGGAACAGGAACGCCCGGATCTTGAGCGACTGGAGGCGGTCCTTGCTAGCCTCGTCGTACTCCTCGAGCAGCTTGGCGAGGTCGTCGTCGCAGGTGACGGAGATGAGCGCGTCCAGGTCCTCCGTCGGTAGCTGACACCGCAGGTGCGCTTCCCAGCCGCCGCACAATTCCCTCAGCTTCCGCTGCAACACTGCCGACAGAAATAAACGGCAACTGAAGTCAGAGAAATCAAAGGATTGTTCAGTGGACTCGTGTCGATTCGCCGGCACAAATATATGTACTACCGTAAAACCGGATGGGACGGTCGACGGAGAGGACCCGGTTGTCGCCGCCGACGTAGCGCAGCGTGCCGTCGGTGCGGCGGGGCAGGATCCTGCCGCCGTAGCTGCACAGGAACTTGACGCTTCCCTCGGcgtcggcgacggcgacggctgcGGCGCCCACAGAGTCCGGCTCGGTGAcgcagacgacgtcgtggtcggGCGACCCGAACGACGACGCGCAGGATGAAGACGACGACCACGACGAAGTTCCCGCCATGCTCTGGTAGCGATCTTAGTATGTAAGAGTAAGAGTAAGGTAAACTCAGTGGCCCGCTGGATAGCTGCCCAGCAGCTGCTCCTAGCCGCGTCTGAGCAACCTAACCTACCCGCCTCTTGCTTTTTATAGGGCTGGGGGACGTGTGGGAGAACCGGAGAAACAAGTAAATGGTTTGGACCTTTGATTTTAAACAGGTTGGTTATATtaaaagagtgaaattgatcatccACTTAATGTAAATAACTGAAATAAGGGCAGGCTCTGAACTCTTTGTACGTGCTACAAACATAAGACAATTAATTAACGTGTCTTCGTAGGCCTATCTCCACCGATCCCATATCTTATCACATATTTTAAACTATActctaaaataggattaaatcaTATCATCTATAGTTTTATGTCCTCCAGTCTAAAGGGTGCTTGAGTTTTATTATTCAATATGAATGCACAAGCAGGGCATATATCGATCCACGACGACTGATTTATATGTCCCACGCGCCACgactagagatggccaaacgggtcgCCCGACCCGGGTCCAGTGAAGCCCGGCCCGTTTTGAGCCTGGCCTGCCAAGCGCGGCTAGAAAATCGGGTCGGACCGTCTAAGTCCGCATGCTCGATTTTTTGTCAGAGCCCGACCCAGGGCGGGTCTAAACGGACAGAAAAGCGGGCACGTTTTAGTGCAGGgtttaacgggcttagaggtaaaccaACCATGCCGGACTAGCCCACCATGCCTAATTTTCTGTCCGAACCCGGGCTGCTTATTCGTTCCGGGCTGACCTGGATCCACATAGAACCGGGCCCaaacagcgggcttcgtgccgggctcgcagGCCTCATGCTTATTGGCTATATATAGCCACGCCTAACAGCTTCTAGGGAACACATGAATTTTATAACGATATAGAAAATCTATAGAAATTAGTTTAAAAACACAAGAAAATGCAGGATCTAGTAAAATTTTCTTTATTCTAAAATGGGCCTAAACATGTGGCTGATGGATGCACCTCTATTTTTTTGGTGGTCGTCCCATCCGTGGACGGTTCGTCAGGATCTTTAACAAATTACTGTACATATTTTACAGCTGAGGCAGCAGAAAGCCATGGAAGGTGGCTCTCAGCGcttctccacctccacctccacctccacctccaccgtaCCCAATCAGCGTCAAGAGCTAGCTAGATTCGTCATAGTGGGTCAATCGTCTCGAGCAATGGGATGCGCACCACGTCGCCAATCATGGTGTTCCTCAAATATTCCCAGACTTATCCAGCCCGGGCTGCATGCATCCCTTGCGAGAATTCACTTGGATTTCTCAAGACGTGTGAAGAAAAGAAACTCGCCGAGACACGAGACAACAACGTGGCGGGACTGGCGGCTAGCAACGCGGCGTGTCCCATCGGGAGCCACGCCAACCCGCTCGAGGTGAACCGCTCACACAGCAAAGCAATTCGCGAAAATGGACATAGGTGGTGTTTTGTTTCATTTTTTTTCCAGGTTTGATCAAAACCATCTACATCGACCGAGTTATTACGATAGTAAAAATTCATCACTTACTAGATCCTAAACTCTATATACTCATTTATATTCCTTCATAGATAATCATCATAAAACTTCCTGATTTCGGTGCGTTTCGAGATACAAAATTCGGTCCCATTTTTTATTTCGGTTCCAAATTCAAAAAATATAAAAATCAAATTTTGGTAAAAAAAAACAAAATTTCGAGCCGTACAAATGAAATTGTGAACCATGGTCTACACGTGACCCGACCCGCAAAATGATAGGCTAGGGCTAGGTGTGACTTCATAGATATCCAATGCGTCCTAGAAGACTAACTTTGTCCTTATTTACACATGATTTAGTGCATGTTGGCATGGAAAACCGTGGACCAAACATTCAGGGGTTGGAAAGCAAGTAGCAAAGCAAGGTTGTAGGCTGCAAGAGCAATTGTATTGCAAGTGTCTCTTGGGTGCTACATTTTTTGTAGGACTTTTTGGAAGACTAACTTTTTGGTGCTACATCATAGTGTTTCTAAGTGTAAGAAGTGTTTGGAACATGTTAATATGCCTTGTAGGACTTTTTGGTAGatttttatatttttctaaaCATTTTCTATATTCCGaaattaaaaatctatttatttggggTACTTAAAACATTTTCAAAAGTTCTAAATATGTTTTTTAAGTTCATTGGTTGCCACATCATGTCTAgaaatttttctagaatttttggaGCCTTCGACACATTTTTCAGACATTAAAAACGATTTTAGCTttttttctagaattattttaattttaaaaatagGATTATTACGAAAACTAAAATATCTTCAAACCTTAGCAATACATATATGGCTGGAACATCTCGTCGAACCCTTTCCAAATCCTGGAACCGTTTCCTCAGTTTCGATCCACAATTCCCGGAATTGCTCgtcgaagttcggggcggttccaactccagagacaactccggcgagcaattatttTCAATCCGTGCGTCGTTGCCGGAATCCGAGGGTATCGCTGCATCTGTCTCGTCGAGAGCTTCGTCTCGTTGCTTTTGATTCGTCGATCCGACCGTCGGTTCGCCACCAATCAATGATTTTCTTCTCGGCTCCAGCGAACTCTGTCTTCTCCTGTGAGCCTCCCTCCATTGTTGTCCATAAAGTTTCTCCATTTTTTGTTCCTATACGCGCAACCCctttctctcccctctccctctctctccacggcggcggcgccccctccccctccttccCTGCCCCTCGTGCAGCCCCTCCCCCCACGACAGCGCCATCCCCCGTGCGGTCGTCCTCCCCCGGCTTGCGCGCCCGCGGCTGATGCGCACCACCCCCACGCTCGGCCGCcgcgtgagagcacctagaggggggtgaataggtgatcctgtaaaaatcaaacactaatagccacaaaacttagttataagtgttattgtagtcaagtggctaagaaacgttctcgtgcgaacaaagcaatcacaataagcagcacacgagacacgtgatttttatcccgtggttcggccaagtaacacttgcctactacgttgtggcgttccaatggacaagggttgcactcaacccctttcaagcgatcaaatgatcaacttgaatatcacagctttctttcttagtctttctcccatttgcgaggaatctccacaacttggagtctctcgcccttacaatgatgatcacaaaagaagcacagaagtaagggaggggagagcaacacacacaagactcaaatccacaacacaaccacacacacaagtcacaacttgagctcaaagtacaacacacggagttcgcaactcaaatggagctcaaatcgctaacagagaatcaaatgcgtgggagcggagtctggatgctttagaatactcaaagaatgcttgagtgactcctccatgcgcctaggggtcccttttatagccataaggtagctaggagccgttgaagacaatcttggaaggctaatttTGCCTTTtgtcgtgtggtgcaccggacagtcactatagctgtccggtgcgcgattgccttccaaataAGGCACAGTCGACCATTGCGGCTTCGGgcctgatggcgcaccggacagtccggtgccccctgccgaccgttggtgcgggccacgcgtcgcccgcggattgcgcggccgaccgttgcgctggcgatcgttggctcaccggacagtccggtgcaccaccggacagtccggtgaattatagtcgtacgccgctgatcttttcccgagagcggccttttcaccagagaccagcctggcgcaccggacactgtccggtgcaccaccggacagtccggtgtgccagactgagctgagttttggctgcaccgagccaagtcttttcggtttcttttcttcttcttttcttactgtttctagcacttagataacttcattagtattcaaaaacaaatgtactaagtctagaaacatacctcatgccttgatttgcactttttcactCTTTGGCACAAtaggacttaaagaatatgtgctggacacttaatcaccaaaacattatagaaatggcccaaaggcacatttccctttcaatctccccctttttggtgatttatgccaacacaaccaaaaaaagtgcaacatcaatgcaattgaggaccaaattgtttttactataatttggcatatttggatcgctctttgccaccacttggtttgtttttgcaaatcaaattcattttcctatctctaagcccaacacacttgtttgggcacataaagagttgttccaagagtaaaattgatcaagtgccaaaaactccctctTTTCCCAAAATTaatattctcccccacaagagaccaaattttgcaataagagtattttggacaaatcaaaaaattctaactctattatttttgaaattcacaagtgatagctgatccatttgctttggccttaatttctccccctttggcattaagcaccaaaacaggatcattcttggccctttaaccccattgcctcaccaaaaatgtcaattaagagcagaaaggcaataagagcataagtatgaacttggaagtgagtacactaataccggagtgcagtggaagtctttgcattgtccaagtccatatttccctttcaatgcacctttgagactacatcaagtatactcaaacaaatagattagtctcaaatggtcaagttgtagcacatcccccctaaatatgtgcatcattcacacatggacttgtgaggtccggggatcccttgcacaacttgagtaccataaataagcaacatatcacataaatgcataaagttacATGATCAAagccatagaacacatgtatgctatagatcaatccaagttacgtgaatctaagacatttagctcactatgcaacctgcaaaaggttttctcatccaacggcttggtaaagatatcggctagctagttctcggtgctaatatggtacacctcgatatctcccttttgctggtggtctctcaaaaagtgatgccggatgtctatgtgcttagtgcggctgtgttcaacaggattatccgccatgcggattgcactctcattgtcacataggagtgggactttgctcagattgtagccagagtcccggagagtttgcctcatccaaagtagttgcgcgcaacactgtcctgcggcaacatactcgacctcagcggtggatagggcagcggatgtttgtttctttgaactccaagacaccagggaccttcctaggaattggcacatccctgatgtactcttcctatcaaccttgcatccagcataatcagagtctgaatatccaatcaagtcaaaggtagacccctttggataccagatcccgaagcaaggcgtagaaactaaatatctaagaattcgcttaatagccataaggtgacattccttgggtcagattgatatctagcacacatgcatacacttagcattatgtccggtctactagcacataaataatgcaatgaccctatcatagaccggtatgccttttgatcaacggacttacctcctttgttgaggtcaacatgcccgccagttcccatcagtgtctttgcgggcttggcgtccttcatcccaaacctcttgagaagatcttgtgtatacttcgtttggtagagaaaggtgccgtccttgagttgcttcacttgaaacccaaggaagtaggtcaactcgcccatcattgacatctcgaacttttgtgtcattaccctgctaaactcctcacaagacttttggttagtagaaccaaatattatgtcatcaacataaatttggcacacaaaaagatcaccatctcaagtcttagtgaaaagagtgggatcgactttccccaccttgaaagcattagcaattaagaaatctctaaggcattcataccatgctcttggggcttgcttaagtccatagagcaccttagagagtttgaacacatggtcgggatacttgtcatcctcaaagccaaggggttgttccacgtacacctcctccttgattggcccattgaggaaagcgctcttcacatccatttgaaacaacctgaaagagtggtgagcgacataggctaataatattcgaatagactataGCCTAGCCACagaagcaaaagtctcctcggaatccaaacctgcgacttgggcataaacttttgccacaagtcgagccttgtttcttgtcaccacctcgtgctcgtcttgcttgttgcggaacacccacttggttcccacaacattttgcttaggacgtggcaccaggctctaaacttcatttctcttgaagttgttgagctcttcctgcatggccaacacccaatccggatcctgcaaggcctcttctaccctgaaaggctcaatagaagagacaaacgagtaatgctcacaaaaattagctaaacgtgagcgtgtCGTTACTCCCTTGCCGATATCACCCATAATCTGATcgatggggtgatttctttggattgttgctcggacttgagttggagggacccgtggtgcttcttcctccataacttgttcttcgtgtgctcccccttgatcacgcgcctcttcttgaggaacctgtccaccatcttgagttgggggatgcaccattgtagaggaagatggttgatcttgctcctgttgttcctgtggtcgcacatcacctatcgccatcgtgcgcattgtggccgttggaacatcttcttcatctatgtcatcaagatcaacttgctctcatggagagccattagtctcatcaaatacaacgtcgctagagacttcaaccaaacccgatgatttgttgaagactctatacgcctttgtatttgagtcataccctagtaaaaacccttctactgccttgggagcaaatttagaatgtctacttttcttcaccagaatgtaacatttgctcccaaatacacgaaagtaagaaacgttgggtttgttaccggtaaggagttcatatgaggtcttcttgagaaggcgatgtaggtagagccggtttttGGCATGGCAAGctttgttcacagcttccgaccaaaaccgctcgggcgtcttgaattctccaagcatcgttctcaccatgtcgatgagcgtcctgttcttcctctttactacaccgttttgctgtggtgtgtagggagcggagaactcgtgcttgacaccttcttcctcaagatacccctccacttgtagattcttgaactcggacccgttgtcgcttcttatctttttcaccttgagctcaaattcattttgagccctccttagaaagcgctctagggtcccttgggtttctgatttatcctgtaaaaagaacacacaagtgaagcgggaaaaatcatcaacaattacaagaccatacttacttcccccgatgctaaggtaggaaacgggtccgaagaggtccatgtgaagaagctccagtggtcttgatgttgtcatcacattcttgctgtgatgagtgcttcccacctgtttccctgcctgacaagctgcacaagatctatctttctcgaagcaaacattggttagtcctaacacatgttctccctttagaagtttatgaaggttcttcatcccaacatgtgctagacgacgatgccacagccagcccatactagtcttagctattaagcatgcatctagatcggcctcctctttcgaaaaatcaactaagtagggtttgccgtctaatacacccttaaaagctaatgaaccatcactccttctaaagacagatacatcaacatttgtaaacaaacaattgtagctcatgtggcacaattgacttacagacaggaggttgtatcctaatgactctactaaaaatacatttgaaatagattgctcgcttgtgatggctatctttcctaaacctttgaccttgccttgattcccatctccaaatatgattgtatcctgggagtccttgttcttgacataggaggtgaacatcttcttctccccgtcatgtggtttgtgcatccgctgtcgattatccagctagatcccccggatgcctaaacctgcaaggcaatttaagcttgggttttaggtacccaactcttgttgggtcctacaaggttagtcacaatagcctttggaacccaaatacaagtcttgtctcccttgcatttggatcccaactttctagcaactactttttcctttttacataaaagcgcaaatgaagtattgcaagcatgctaaatggtagaaggttcattgcacattctcctaggcacatgaggcacaacattACTTCTTCTAGGCCTActcctaccatgcacaaaagtagagctagaggcaaacatagcatgtgaattaaaagcatcatgatcataactcctattataatgagcattcctagaaaattttctgtcataaatgtaggcatgacaCTTTTGAGAACTGCTAGCCATagcagccttccctttctccttattgagaacgggagccttttggcttgttaagttcttggtttcctttcgaaaaccaagtccatccttaatagaggggtgtctaccaacggtttaggcatccctagcaaattttaatttatcaaaattaattttgcaagtcttaagttgatcattaagacttgccacctcgtcatttaatttggtaatagaaataaggtgttcatcacaagcatcaacatcaaaatccttgcatctattacaaataacaacatgctctacacatgaactagatttattaactccctctagcttagtagttaattcatcatttaaactctttaaactagacatagtttcatggcaagcagataattcagaggataacatttcatttctattaatttctagagcaagagatttttgaacactaacaaatttatcatgttcttcatacaaaatatcctcttgcttttctaaaagtctatccttttcatttagagcatcaattaattcattaatttttctaccttagctctatctaagcctttaaataaactagagtaatctacttcatcatcagaagattcctcatcactagaagaatagtacttaggtgtatctcgaatacttactttcttctccttgtccatgagacatgtatggcattcgttggggaagagtgaagacttgtcgaaggccgaggcggccagtcggagtcggatgaaga
Proteins encoded:
- the LOC100281824 gene encoding uncharacterized protein LOC100281824: MAGTSSWSSSSSCASSFGSPDHDVVCVTEPDSVGAAAVAVADAEGSVKFLCSYGGRILPRRTDGTLRYVGGDNRVLSVDRPIRFYVLQRKLRELCGGWEAHLRCQLPTEDLDALISVTCDDDLAKLLEEYDEASKDRLQSLKIRAFLFPTRTPAPSILQRRSPPSIAHLHWQNTSPPAAAGVSLTCAPRWWAAPQASRQAQAPQAQNYDRHSLGEERPRLYYSYMPRT